Proteins encoded within one genomic window of Acidimicrobiales bacterium:
- a CDS encoding AURKAIP1/COX24 domain-containing protein has product MGSLIKKRRKRMRKKKHRKMLKATRFQRRAAGK; this is encoded by the coding sequence ATGGGTTCACTGATCAAGAAGCGCCGTAAGCGCATGCGCAAGAAGAAGCATCGCAAGATGCTCAAGGCGACCCGCTTCCAACGGCGCGCCGCCGGCAAGTAG
- a CDS encoding VCBS repeat-containing protein: protein MRLPSRRVVVASLVAVLGAGTYLVTHNGAAAAAGESLFVTAPGPGGGPHVRLFRTTGAQETSTSFYAYDPGFHGGVEVAMGDLNGDGQDEIITAAGPGGGPHVRVWTLGGAPIDKWSFMAYDPAFTGGVHLGVADVDGNGDMEIITGAGAGGGPHVRVWDIVSDHPVVKSERMAYDTGFHGGVFVAGAYTNADSDNESIVTAAGPGGGPHVKVWSPDLATTTNQFMAYNAPYNGGVSVTAFDEDGDNVDEIFTGALGGRGHIRSFDVNTAAPGDVSFPAFDDRVATGVQVAFLDDINGPLIVAPYGAGLGPCSVDNTPPNCANRGDYIRGYDVDGTFTLQALPYGTGWNGGVRVAAGFGIVPVNPPPTTTTSTSTTTTSTSTTSTSTTTTSTTVPETTTTTAAP from the coding sequence ATGCGTCTTCCTTCGCGGCGGGTGGTCGTCGCGTCTCTGGTGGCGGTGCTCGGCGCCGGTACGTACCTGGTCACCCACAACGGCGCGGCGGCGGCGGCGGGTGAGTCCCTCTTCGTGACGGCCCCCGGTCCCGGCGGCGGGCCGCACGTCCGCCTGTTCCGCACCACGGGCGCGCAGGAGACCTCCACGAGCTTCTACGCCTACGACCCCGGCTTCCACGGCGGCGTCGAAGTGGCGATGGGCGACCTCAACGGCGACGGTCAGGACGAGATCATCACGGCGGCGGGCCCCGGTGGCGGCCCGCACGTGCGCGTCTGGACGCTCGGCGGCGCGCCCATCGACAAGTGGAGCTTCATGGCCTACGACCCGGCGTTCACCGGCGGCGTGCACCTCGGCGTGGCCGACGTCGACGGCAACGGCGACATGGAGATCATCACCGGCGCCGGTGCCGGCGGCGGCCCCCACGTGCGCGTGTGGGACATCGTCAGTGACCATCCCGTGGTCAAGAGCGAACGCATGGCCTATGACACGGGCTTCCACGGCGGCGTGTTCGTCGCCGGTGCGTACACCAATGCCGACTCCGACAACGAGAGCATCGTGACGGCGGCGGGTCCGGGCGGCGGTCCCCACGTCAAGGTGTGGTCGCCCGATCTGGCCACCACGACGAATCAGTTCATGGCATACAACGCGCCCTACAACGGTGGTGTGTCGGTGACCGCCTTCGACGAGGACGGCGACAACGTCGACGAGATCTTCACCGGCGCTCTCGGTGGCCGCGGCCACATCCGCTCCTTCGACGTGAACACCGCGGCGCCAGGCGACGTCAGCTTCCCGGCGTTCGACGACCGCGTCGCCACCGGCGTGCAGGTGGCCTTCCTCGACGACATCAACGGCCCGCTGATCGTGGCGCCCTACGGCGCCGGTCTCGGCCCGTGCTCGGTCGACAACACGCCGCCGAACTGCGCCAACCGTGGCGACTACATCCGCGGCTACGACGTCGACGGCACCTTCACCCTCCAAGCGCTGCCCTACGGCACCGGTTGGAACGGCGGCGTGCGCGTCGCCGCCGGCTTCGGCATCGTGCCCGTGAACCCGCCGCCGACGACGACCACGTCCACCTCGACGACCACCACTTCGACGTCGACGACCTCCACGTCGACAACCACGACCTCGACGACCGTTCCCGAGACCACCACGACGACGGCGGCGCCGTAG
- a CDS encoding helix-turn-helix domain-containing protein, whose amino-acid sequence MSKERAVELRAEGKSLSQIAEILGHRSTGGVLSRWLKGVPPPTWTKRPTAKDDLRAAAVDLRLRGWTYGEIVAALGVSKGTLSAWLHDVLVADEGAERLQRARDAGQRKGAAARRAMREAREVEIKSRASAAMPAALVGSELFMAGLALYWAEGGKAKPWNPSQRVSFINSDPDIIRVFLAWLALIGVAEDELIFRVAIHKTGDVAAAERFWAGVVGIEESELRPTTRKTHETLSGRRLPLADYVGCLRVDVPKSTDLNRQIAGWWQGFVAAVATVEAPSGMV is encoded by the coding sequence ATGTCCAAAGAACGCGCTGTTGAGCTCCGTGCCGAGGGCAAGTCGCTGTCGCAGATTGCCGAGATCCTCGGTCATCGATCAACCGGTGGAGTGCTGAGCCGTTGGCTCAAGGGTGTGCCGCCGCCGACGTGGACCAAACGGCCGACCGCGAAGGATGACCTTCGTGCCGCAGCGGTCGACCTGCGGCTCCGTGGGTGGACGTACGGCGAAATCGTCGCCGCGCTCGGCGTTTCCAAGGGCACTTTGTCGGCCTGGCTGCATGACGTGCTCGTCGCCGACGAGGGCGCCGAGCGTCTCCAACGAGCGCGCGATGCGGGGCAGCGAAAGGGGGCGGCCGCTCGGCGGGCGATGCGAGAGGCGCGCGAAGTCGAGATCAAGTCGCGGGCCAGTGCAGCGATGCCTGCCGCCCTCGTCGGCTCTGAGCTGTTCATGGCCGGGCTCGCGTTGTACTGGGCGGAAGGCGGGAAGGCGAAGCCGTGGAATCCGAGTCAGCGCGTGTCTTTCATCAACTCTGATCCCGACATCATCCGGGTGTTCCTCGCTTGGCTCGCGCTGATTGGCGTCGCAGAGGATGAACTCATCTTTCGCGTCGCGATCCACAAGACGGGCGATGTTGCGGCGGCAGAGCGTTTCTGGGCAGGCGTCGTCGGCATCGAGGAGTCCGAGCTGCGGCCGACGACCCGAAAGACGCACGAAACGCTCTCGGGTCGGCGCCTTCCGCTTGCGGACTATGTCGGCTGTCTGCGCGTCGACGTGCCAAAGAGCACCGACCTCAACCGCCAGATCGCCGGTTGGTGGCAGGGTTTCGTGGCGGCGGTCGCTACCGTGGAGGCTCCTTCGGGGATGGTGTAA